In Pseudophryne corroboree isolate aPseCor3 chromosome 2, aPseCor3.hap2, whole genome shotgun sequence, the sequence TGCAGCTGCTCCCCTCCAAATATGTTTCTTTTTGTATAGGTGGATCAGTCCTGGAGGAAAGAGCGTATCCTGGATGTGCCCTTGTGTAAGGAGGATTGCGAGACCTGGTTTAGTGATTGCAGCCAAGACTACACGTGCATGGAGAACTGGCATGTCGGCTGGAACTGGACCACTAGTGAGTGAGACTTACTCCTAACCCACATCAGAATGAGGAAACCTCATGCAGATACTGGTCTCATTCTCTTTTTCTACAAACAGAAATCAATAAGTGCCCGCAAGGGAAGCCGTGCCGCAAATTCACGGACGTCTATCCAACAGCCAAGGATTTCTGCGAGAAGGTGTGgagcaattcctacaaatacaccaCGTACACGCAAAAGAGTGGCCGATGCATGCAGCTCTGGTTTACCAAAGAAAACCCCAACGTCCAAGTGGCGAAGTACTATGGCGACCTCCGGAACTCTGCTGAGGTTCCATCTTTTGGACTGGTTATGTTTTTGGTGCCTCTCTACATGTTGAGGTC encodes:
- the LOC134993692 gene encoding folate receptor beta-like, which codes for MLYRVTLLTCVSLLSAANVDYMDQCMDGKHHKTKPGPEDALHSQCQPWKEKACCYANTSEGAHQDESYLYNFNWNHCGIMTPACKKHFIQDTCFYECSPNLGPWIQPVDQSWRKERILDVPLCKEDCETWFSDCSQDYTCMENWHVGWNWTTKINKCPQGKPCRKFTDVYPTAKDFCEKVWSNSYKYTTYTQKSGRCMQLWFTKENPNVQVAKYYGDLRNSAEVPSFGLVMFLVPLYMLRSHWI